From the Clostridium cagae genome, the window CCAATTGCATTATCAAAAATAGGATTATTAGAAATTATTAAATTACTTAATCTATTTTTAAATGGTAACTTAAGCAATATACTTCCTCCACCTGTTAAGTACACATATCCTTTATTAGTGTTATATTTAAGTTGTATTTCTTTAAATACACTATTAAAATTTCTTTTTAAAATAGGTTGTACAAAGTTAATGTCTCGCTGTTTACCTTTAAGGAATAAACCATCTTTTAATATGCTTTCTCCATCCTCTAACACTAAACTTTCTGTATATTTAGTATTAACTGTATCTATAATCTCCTGATATATATTCAACATACCTATAGGTATAGTTTTAACATCAATTATAATTTTATTTTGGAATACTATAATATCTGTAGTCCTACCTCCTATATCTATTATTATTAGTTGCTTATTTCCTATTTCATCTCTTAAACTACTATCTATAGAATAATAACTACTTGCCCCTTCTGGAGCTACAGTAACATCTGTAATAATTAAATTTCTATTTTCTACTTTTGCACATTTATTATTTTCTATAAGTTCTATTAAATTATTTTTGTTTTTCTTGTATTGCTGTACTGGTAATCCTAATACAATTTGATTTATATTATCTTCAGCACTCTTATAAATTGCTGAGTAGAGAAGTATTAATGTATTTCCCTTTTTGCTCTTATCCCAATCTGTACTGAATTCTCCTTCTCCTATGTTATAACTAGATCCATTTATATTAATCCTATTTATCTCAGTAAAACTTTCTTCTTGTGTAAATTTACTAAAGAATGTAACTTTATTAGAAGTTTTTACACTATAGGTACCAATATCTACACCTAAAATCATAATTTTTTCTCCTTTTCTTCGTCCTTTGTTATATATGTATGCACACTTTTTATGAAAGTTTCCACTTTAATAAAAAAAATTTCCATAAGTATAAATTTTATTCTCATATAAATAAAAAAAGAGGATATTTAGTATTACTCTTTATACCAAATATCCTCTATATTCATATTAAGTTTTTCAGCTATTGCAAATGCATTTTCTAAATTAACTACTCTCTTATTGTTTTCTATTAAGCTATACATACTTTTATTTATTTCCAAAAAGTCAGCAAAGTCTTTAGAATTTTTATATCCTAAACTCAACCTTATTTCTAATAATTTATTTTTAACACTCATAATATTCTCCTAGACAACTAATAAGATAGTTGTATCATTTCTATATTTCCATAATCATTCTTTGAATCGCTATTTGAATATAATGATACTTGTCCATCCGAATAATATTTATGATCCACATTCCAACTCATAGTTTTTAATTCTTCTACTATTTCTTTATCATTTTTTAATTGTAATAATAACTTTATATTTTTATTTCCTGTTTTTAAATCTCCTATTTCATTAAAAAATACAGAATAGTGTTCATTTTCAATTAATTTATTTTCATTTAAAAATAGTTCTGTCTTTTCTAAAAAATCTTTTTGGAACCTTGTTAACTTCATATAACCACCTCCAAGAATAATTTTACTATATTTTGTAAATAATATCCATAGAGGTGTTTATATTGCAAAAGAGTTTTATTAGAATAGATTTATGTATTTACTTATTTTTAGTAAATATTTTAATATTATATTTATCAACTTTGGTTAAATAAAAACAAAGCAGTAGGTAAGATTAATTTATCTTTACCTACTGCTTATTTTTATTATTCTTTATTAAGAATTTCATTTCCTGAATCAGCGATGCTAATTAGCACTTTAATTTTATCTATATCCATATCTTCATTTAAATTTAAAACTTTTAAATTTACGCCTTTATTTTGTATTTCTTTTAGTATTTCAATTGCTTCTTTGACATCTCTACTTAGTCTATCTACACTAGTAATGTATAGTGTGTCATTTTCTTTTAAATTAGAAAGCATCTTTTTTATTTGTATGTTTGTGCCATGATCTTCGAAATATTCATCAATTTTATGTTTTCCTAATAAAATTTGTTGACCCTCTATTGATTGTTTTGAATTACCTCTTATATATGCTATATTCATAATTTTTTTCTCTCCTTAAATTATATTTTTATTTAAATTTCCATATACTCTTTCCATAGCTTCTTTAGTGATAAGCCATACTTTCCCACTCTTTTTATAGTCTACGCCTTCTACAAGTCTATCTGTTCTTATAGTACTTCTTAATGTGCTTTCTCCTAATCCCCATTTTTCAGAAGCTTCAGCAAAAGTCATTACTTCATCTAAAGGTTTTATTTTAGTCATTTAAACCCTCCTTTCCAACGACTCCGTTGTTTATATATTACACCTCAACGTTTCAGTTGTCAATATTGTTTTTAAAACATTTCAACGTTTTCGTGATTTATTTTTCGACAAAAAAATAAGGGCAATACATAGATATTTCTCTACATACTGCCCTTAAAGTGTTTTTATTTATTAATGAAACTTTTTTAGTAATGCTTGTACTATAAAAACTAATAATTAAAATTAATGCAATAATTCTTTTATCTTCTTAGCCCTAGTATTATCTAGTGCATTTAATACAATTTCTCTATTAAGCATTCCAAATTTTTCAACATATATTTGGGTATATATTAATATAAAAATAAAATTAATTGATTTTCCTAATTCTAAAATGTCATTTGTACATTTTTTTATTTTTATGTTGTTTTTTAAGACATAGTTTTTTAATCCATCAGTTAAATTACATTTATTTTTGCACGTTGAATGAATATATTTTGAAGATTCTTTATATACTCTTGATATTGTATCAACACTTTCTTTAAACTCTTTAATTTGTGATTTATTTTTCATATCAATTATAAAATTATCAAAATCGTTGCTCATAACTCCAAATGTGTTTTTTACTAATCTTCTAAAATTATCAATAATATTTCTTGTTAAAAACATTAAAATTTTAGTATCTTTAATTGGAATAATATATAGTATTTCTATAAAATCAGAAAATATTTCATCAATTGAATAATCATTGTATTCTTCACTTATAAATATTTTCCATTTACAAATTGAATATGAAACTTTATGAATTTGTTTAATTAATAATTCTATATCATTATCTATTAAATTTTTATAAGAAACATCTTTAATAACAACACTTATTTTTTTAAAATCTTCTTTTACTTTAATTTTTGCAGCTCTCATTATTTCTCCTATTTTATTTCCATCTTGGAAATTGCATCAGCCCAATCTTCTAATTTATTTATATCATCTAAATTATTATTTTCATTTAATTTTCTAAGAATTTCATATGTTCTATTTAAATAGACTTTTATATTCTCTATATTAGATATTTTGTATACATTTTGAATTGTTCTTCCTAAAATCATCATTCTACTTTTAGTTATATAAATTGGGTATTGAAATTTATAATTTAATTCTAAAAATTCTACTAAAACCTTATTTTTTTTAAATGTTTTTTTATCTAAAATTAATTGTGATAAACATATTATAAAATAATAATAATATATAGTTTGTCTTTTATTTTCTACACTTATAACTTTGTTTTTTTCATTCAAATTAGCTAACATTTTTTGTAGATCATCAAATAATGGTTGCATATTTATATTCCCTCCGCTTCATTATATTTATCCAGAAATTCTTGTGCTAATTTAATTATATCATTTTTAAAATCGCTATTATATATACATATATGTTTTTCTGCATTATCCAATATTTTGGTTGATTGTTTCATATTGTTATCAAATGTATAAAAAGCATACTTTGCCCTAAGTTTCTCCATTTTATTATTAATATATGGATAATTTTGGACTAATGTAAATACCATTCCTAAGCACTCAATTTTATGCTCATCATCACTCATATTAGATAGTGTTCTTTGGAATAAATTAATTCCTAATACTGATAAAAAGTCAGGCTTTACCGGTAAAATATAGTATTGACTTGCATTATATGCTGCTATTGTATAAATTGAATATGTCGGAGGACAATCAATAAAAATAAAATCATACATAGTATCAATATTTTTAATCTTTATAAATTTTTTTAGTCTATTTTCTAATTTAGGCGATTTAGTATCCAAATCAATCATCCTTAAATCACCACAAAGTAAATCTAAATTTTCACTTATATGTTCTATATGTGCATCTATTTGTTCTTCCTCATCTGTAACTGTTCCTGTTAAAACATCACTATCTATTTCTTTTATTTTAAATACATTTCTAATTGTTTTATTTTGTTTAAAAATATTATTTATATAATGTTCATGTTCTACTAAATATTGAGTGGAATTAAATTGTGGATCTATATCTATTATTAAAATTTTTTTATTAAAATGTTTTGCTAAACAGTCTGCTAAATTTACACACAATGTTGTTTTTCCAACTCCGCCTTTCATATTCATAAATGCTATTACATTTTTTTTAACCTCTGGCATAAATATCCCCCTAGTATCATTTTTTTGTTTTTTATTAGTTATATTTACATAATACTACAAATTGTACAAGTTTTCCATAAAAAGAAAAGGGTAACAAATAAGATTTATCCTACTTGCTACCCTTCGTTTTCTAATTTTATGCGTGTAATTTAGTCATAGAAATTATATCACATATATAAAGTGAATTGTAATATAAATATAACTTAAGAGAATATATAATTTCCCTTAAGTTATATTTTGGAATTGTGAACTATAAAAATTCAATAAAATTGTAACATAGAAATTAATTATCTAGCATGTTATAATATATTCAATGTGTTATAAATTTATTCCTAATTACAATATTTACATTATAAATACTACAAATAAAAAAGTAAGTGTCATATAGACTTAATCTACATGTTACTTACTTTTTTGTTCAGTAATAAAATTGTTTATATCATACTATAAATTTTTGCTTTTATACTTTTAGTTAACTTATATAAATAGAATTTCATGACAACTAATACGCTCTTTAGCCAACAATCATTATACTATTAATATACTCATTATTAATAACAATGTTCCTTAAATATTATTTCTAAATTATATGTATTAAAAAAGTAGTAGTATATAAAACTTTGATACACTACTACTTTTTTATTGTTCAGGATACATTATAAAGTTCACTACATGACAAATGAAATTTATATACAATAAATATATGAATTAATCTATTTTTATATTCCTTATTTTTATACATTACCTGTATAATCTCCATATAAAAACATAGCAGCTTCTTTAGTTCTTCTTCTATAAAGTCCTTCTATTCTTTTTCCGCCCCCATTAGACCAAGCTTGAAAGTTAGAAGTAATAGTATCTTTATCTCTTATCCCAGCAACAACGTTTTTATATAATGTTGAACCTAAAAGGCCACTAGTTCCACAATTGTATGCAAAGCTTACTAATGCATCAAATTCATTTTGCTTTAAATTTATAGATTTAGAGTCTAAATCTTCTTTTATAGCTTTAGCATATTTATTATTAACTATTTTTTTTAATAATGCAGCTGCTTCAGGCTCAGAAATTTGTTCTGGAAGATTTTTAATTTCATCTCCTGTTAATCCGTAACCTTGTGTTAAAACACCAACACAATCATAATATTTTTTTCCTTCTTTTATAAAACCTTCCCAAGATTTTATAAAATTAATACACTTATCTGATACTAAACTATCTTCTATCAATGCACCAGTAGAATCAAATTTATAAGATTTTCCATCTATAAGAGCTGTACAATTTCCATACATTTCTCCTTTATAGCCTGTACTATTAGGCTCTAAGTAATACCATTTTTCCTTATCTTTAATCCAACCTGTTTTCATAGCGCCACTTTCATCTAAGTAATACCATCTACCATCTTTATCCTCAATCCAACTAGTTGCCATAGTTCCATTGTCCTTTAAGTAATACCACTTTTCATTATCTTTATACCAACCTTTAGTAATGTTTCCTGTAGAATCTTCTACACACCATTTCCATTGTGACATTTATATATTCCTCCTTCTCTTAAAAAAGCAATCTAAGTTATAGATTGCTTTTTACACCCTTCTTTTCTCCATCTTTAAGTTGTGCTAGTGCATCTAATAATTTTTCTGGAACTGGTGCACCAAGTGCTGCACAATTTTCTATTAAACTTAATCCCTCATTTGCTATATAAAAATAAGCAACGGTAGTTCTAAAAATCCACTCTCCAGTATTCATAAGTCTATCTAAACATACAGCCACAATAAGAACTATAAGTATAACTGCTTTTCTTGCGATACCACGTAATCCTATATCACTAGACAATTCTTTATTTACATACCCTCTTAGCACTCCTGTTCCATAATCAAGTACCATAAATATTATTAAAATAATTAATGCTATATCCCATGCTCCAAATAGCCAGGTAAATCCTGTTCCTATTATCGCAACTAGATAGCGTAATACATTTAAAATTTTCTCCATTATTAAACCTTCTTTCTGATTTTAAGTAATAAAAAAGACCTATTCGGTCTTGGTATATTGCTCTTTAATTTTTCATATTTACTCTTTTACATATATTTAAAGTTATATTTTTTATTTTTTCTAATTCATCTTTTGTAATTAATCCATCAGTATCAACTTCTGTATTAATTTTTACATGAACATTACAATCTTCTCCTTCTTGCTTAAAATGTACCTCAAAAATTTTTTTATTAAACATATCTATATTCCCTTCACTTATTGGCAAATAAAAAGAACCTTAATGGTCCTGATTTATTACCTTAATATTAAATTATTTTTCTACACTTAATATTCCTATTGCGAACTAAATTACTGGTCTTTGCTCTGTATATTCTACTTTAGTTATTTCAGTATATTGTTCTGTTGTTATTTTCTTATAACTTACAAAATCCCAAACGTCTGTATTATTGTAACATCCCCAACAAAAATATCTTTGTACCTTTTCAAACCAATTCATATTCTATCTACCTCCATTTGCTATTTGTTTTGTTAAATCTGCTAAATCTTTTTGTAATTGCTCTATTTGTAAATCTTTTTTAGCCATTTCCTTAGTATTTTGTGCAAGTTCTTCTTTTAGTAATTCTATTTGTGATTTAGGTATATCTACTAATATAGGTTGTTTAGTATCTATATTTATACCTTTAACAATTTTATTACTTGGTAGTTCTAATTCTATATATGGAACACCAATAGGTATTCTATAACTTCCTGTAATTTGTTGAATTATACATCCTCCATTATCATATACAATTAAAGTCTTCATTAATATCTCCTTTCTTTTATCCAAAAGCATGAAAAGTTATATCAGTATAACCAGACATGATAGGTAATACAATATATCCATAACCTTTTTTTATCTGAGAAACATCTAATCTATAACATTCTTTACTTACATTAGAAGTTCTAATAATTGTTAGTAAATTTCCACTTTCATTGTATGTGCAAGAGTATTCTCCTGAATTTGAATAGGCTGTTGCACTTTTAGGGACAAATCCTAATCCAGTAATATTTACTTCAAATACATTTGTTGTATTTGAAGAATTAAATATATAATAAGGAACAATATTTTCACTTTTGGGAATGGCACCAGTTGCATAATTTATTCCACCTAAATTATAAACATTTATATTAGCTATTTTCCCAACCAAACTAGCTAAAGCTTCATTTCCACTAGCACTTACATTTTTAGCATTTAAATTAGATGCTGCTGTATTCTTATCTGTTTGTATTCTATTTGCTATCTCTGTATGTGTATTATTTCCTGTTACGTTTCCTACCTTGCCAGCAATAGCATTTTTGCCATCACTGGCTGATTGAAAAGCCGAATTTGCTCTATCCATTGCTAATTTTACAGCATTAGCTGTAGCTGCTTGAGTAATACTTGTACTATTCGTAGTATTATTTAGTTGTACAATTCCTTTTTGAGTTGTAGTTCCATCTGCAATTTTAATATTATCTACTTTGTTCGCAATTTCTTTCATTTGTTCAGTAATAGATTCAATTTTTTGATTTATTTTAGTTTCTAGATTTTTTAAATCCTTTATACTAGCTGTAGTTACTAATGGATCTATTTTTAAATTTATTACTGATGAATTACTAACCTCAAAAATTAGTTCTACAGTTAAATCATCTGTGCTTCCATCATCCATAGTTGGTTTATAAGATTCAGGATATTTACTTATTGCAAGCAGATTATTATCATTATCAAATATACCCGCTTCACGAATGTAAAACCCACCTTCTGCTGGTGGAATCATAGTTTGTACAATAATCCAATTCGGATTATTCTCTCCACCTGTAAGTACATTA encodes:
- a CDS encoding helix-turn-helix domain-containing protein, which gives rise to MTKIKPLDEVMTFAEASEKWGLGESTLRSTIRTDRLVEGVDYKKSGKVWLITKEAMERVYGNLNKNII
- a CDS encoding phage tail protein, giving the protein MINLDIYTLVTNIGKAKIANATVTGSKVDFFKLKVGDGNGAYYEPNENQTDLMHTVWSGNVNNVLTGGENNPNWIIVQTMIPPAEGGFYIREAGIFDNDNNLLAISKYPESYKPTMDDGSTDDLTVELIFEVSNSSVINLKIDPLVTTASIKDLKNLETKINQKIESITEQMKEIANKVDNIKIADGTTTQKGIVQLNNTTNSTSITQAATANAVKLAMDRANSAFQSASDGKNAIAGKVGNVTGNNTHTEIANRIQTDKNTAASNLNAKNVSASGNEALASLVGKIANINVYNLGGINYATGAIPKSENIVPYYIFNSSNTTNVFEVNITGLGFVPKSATAYSNSGEYSCTYNESGNLLTIIRTSNVSKECYRLDVSQIKKGYGYIVLPIMSGYTDITFHAFG
- a CDS encoding lysozyme; the encoded protein is MSQWKWCVEDSTGNITKGWYKDNEKWYYLKDNGTMATSWIEDKDGRWYYLDESGAMKTGWIKDKEKWYYLEPNSTGYKGEMYGNCTALIDGKSYKFDSTGALIEDSLVSDKCINFIKSWEGFIKEGKKYYDCVGVLTQGYGLTGDEIKNLPEQISEPEAAALLKKIVNNKYAKAIKEDLDSKSINLKQNEFDALVSFAYNCGTSGLLGSTLYKNVVAGIRDKDTITSNFQAWSNGGGKRIEGLYRRRTKEAAMFLYGDYTGNV
- a CDS encoding recombinase family protein, translated to MNIAYIRGNSKQSIEGQQILLGKHKIDEYFEDHGTNIQIKKMLSNLKENDTLYITSVDRLSRDVKEAIEILKEIQNKGVNLKVLNLNEDMDIDKIKVLISIADSGNEILNKE
- a CDS encoding ParM/StbA family protein, which gives rise to MILGVDIGTYSVKTSNKVTFFSKFTQEESFTEINRININGSSYNIGEGEFSTDWDKSKKGNTLILLYSAIYKSAEDNINQIVLGLPVQQYKKNKNNLIELIENNKCAKVENRNLIITDVTVAPEGASSYYSIDSSLRDEIGNKQLIIIDIGGRTTDIIVFQNKIIIDVKTIPIGMLNIYQEIIDTVNTKYTESLVLEDGESILKDGLFLKGKQRDINFVQPILKRNFNSVFKEIQLKYNTNKGYVYLTGGGSILLKLPFKNRLSNLIISNNPIFDNAIGFGKVGESLWLE
- a CDS encoding phage holin family protein; its protein translation is MEKILNVLRYLVAIIGTGFTWLFGAWDIALIILIIFMVLDYGTGVLRGYVNKELSSDIGLRGIARKAVILIVLIVAVCLDRLMNTGEWIFRTTVAYFYIANEGLSLIENCAALGAPVPEKLLDALAQLKDGEKKGVKSNL
- a CDS encoding helix-turn-helix transcriptional regulator; amino-acid sequence: MSVKNKLLEIRLSLGYKNSKDFADFLEINKSMYSLIENNKRVVNLENAFAIAEKLNMNIEDIWYKE
- a CDS encoding XkdX family protein, whose translation is MNWFEKVQRYFCWGCYNNTDVWDFVSYKKITTEQYTEITKVEYTEQRPVI
- a CDS encoding ParA family protein, with product MPEVKKNVIAFMNMKGGVGKTTLCVNLADCLAKHFNKKILIIDIDPQFNSTQYLVEHEHYINNIFKQNKTIRNVFKIKEIDSDVLTGTVTDEEEQIDAHIEHISENLDLLCGDLRMIDLDTKSPKLENRLKKFIKIKNIDTMYDFIFIDCPPTYSIYTIAAYNASQYYILPVKPDFLSVLGINLFQRTLSNMSDDEHKIECLGMVFTLVQNYPYINNKMEKLRAKYAFYTFDNNMKQSTKILDNAEKHICIYNSDFKNDIIKLAQEFLDKYNEAEGI